The segment GTTGTCCCTTGGCGGTGGCGCCGCAATAGCCCGTGATCACCGGCACGACGCCTTGGTCGAGCAGCGGCAGCAGCGTCTCGCGGCAGCGGCGGCGTGTGCCTTCCATGTCGGGACTGGCATCGCCGAACTTATCGTCGGTCACCAGGACGTGGACGGCGTCGACATAGGCGGCCTTCGTGCCGTCCTGGCCCAGGTAGGCCGCCAGGATCTGCGCCGACATCTTTTCGCCCATGGGCAAGGCCACGTCGAGGACTTGGGGCGTGCTCGATCGCAGCAGCGAGAGTGCGTGACAGAACTCGTGCAGTTGCTCCAGGACGGCATCGACCTGCTCCCGGATGGCGTCCCGGGAGTCTGCGGGAAACAGTTCGTCGAGGACGGCCTGATGGCGGCGTTGCACACCTCTGAGTACTTCGACGACGGTGGACTGCGACCCGGCGGTGGCCGCCTGAAGAGCACGGACGATGAGGTCGGTGACGCCGGCCATGGCCGAGACCACCACCACGACCTTATCGCGCTGGGCAGCCTGCCGCACGATCGCTCCGACATCACGGAGGCGCTCGGCGTCGCCCACCGAGGTGCCGCCGAATTTCATGGTGATCAGGCTCATGCCCGCCCTGCCTGCAATCCGTTAAGTACAACACGCCCGCGAGGCAGCAGCAAGCGATCCAATCGATAGCACCGATCTGTTTTGACCATGAAGACGAACGGCACGGCTGGTGGCCGTGCCGTTACGCAGATCCCCGCACAGACCTCAGCAGCGCACGATCTTCGGAGAATCCATGCCCCTGGTGGCGTTCCTGGTATCGACCACCAGCTTGGCTTCGCTGACGATCTTTTTGTAATCGTAGGTCGAGTGGTCGGTGACGATCAGGACGCAGTCGAATTCCGGCACCTGCTCCAGCGGCGTGCAGGTCATGTTGAGCTTGTAATGGCGTCCACGCCCGACCGTCGGGAAGAAAGGATCGTTGTAGGCGACCTGGGCGCCGGTCTTTTGCAACTCCTCGATGATCACGATCGCGGGCGATTCGCGCAGGTCGTCGATGTCCTTCTTGTAAGACATCCCCAGCACCAGGATCCGGGAACCGTTCATCGCCTTCTTATGCTGATTGAGGGCGCGGGAGACGGCCTCGATGACGTGGTAGGGCATGGCAGTATTCACTTCTCCTGCCAGCTCGATGAACTTGGTATGAAAGTCGTATTCCTTGGCCTTCCAGGACAGGTAGAACGGGTCCAGCGGGATGCAGTGGCCTCCCAGGCCGGGGCCGGGGTAGAAGGGCTGGAATCCGAAAGGCTTGGTCGAAGCCGCTTCGATGACTTCCCAGATATCGATGCCCATGCGGAGGCAGAGCAACTTCAGCTCGTTGACCAGGGCGATATTGACGCAGCGGTAGATGTTCTCCAGCAGCTTGGTCATCTCGGCGACGCGCATGGAGGACACCGGGACCGTGCGCCGGAAGATGGTGCCGTACAGGGCCACGGCCAGATCCGTGGCCCGAGGAGAGCAGCCGCCGACCACCTTGGGGATGTCCTTGCGATCGAAGTCGCTTCCAGGATTCTCCCGCTCCGGAGAGAAGGCGGTGAAAAAGACCTGCCCGGACTCCTTCCCGGAAGCAGCCACCTTCAGGCCGGCGCGGTTCTGGCTCTCGAGGATGGGGATGAGCAACTCCTCCGTGGTACCGGGATAGGTCGTGCTCTCCAGGATCACGAGTTGTCCTGCGCGAAGGAACGGGGCAATAGCCTCGGCGGTCGAACGGACGTAGCTCAGATCGGGTTCGCGGTACTCGGTCAGCGGAGTCGGCACGCAAATGATGACCGCGTCCATGTCCCCGATGCGAGAGTAGTCGCTGGTGGCGGAGAAGCCCTGGCGACGCGCCGCCTGCACCTGCTCGGCAGGGATGCGATAGATGTAGGTGCCGCCGTTGCTGAGCGTCTTGACCTTATTCTCGTCAATGTCAAACCCGGTGACCGCGAATCTCTGCCCGCTGAACAGCAGGCCCAAGGGGAGACCGACATAACCCAGGCCCACGACCCCGACCTTGGCGGAACGGGCCTGAATGCGGGACATCAAGGCTTCACAGAGTGACGCCGGAGCAGTCGACGGTTGCATCAGCGAAGCACCTCGATTGTTGCCAGGAAAACTGCGATTCTAGCACGGAGTTTTGCGGGCCCCGCCGCCGGGCCGCGTCGGCCTGGGCTGGTTGTCGACTGAACGATCGTTCAGCAGCTCAGAGGTACGGGCGTACCTATAAGCCGCAAATGTTTTCGCCCCTGTTTGTCCCGATTTATTAACACGTTCTTAGGTAGTCCTTTGTATTCATGGAGTTGCGTGGCGTCTTCGGGCGGATTTCGACCCTATGATTGGCATTTCGGTTGCACCAGATTTAATACTCCGTCCCAGCGCTCGTCGTGTGTACGCTCTGGACGGGACCGGCGTAGCGGCCCATGAATCTGGCCATGACAAATGGAGGGCCGATGTACCAGGCTCAAGCAGAAAGGCGCTCGGAACAGCGCTTCCCACTTCGTTTGCCCATTATCGTTAAGTCTTTTGAAGGCGGTCTCAAGGAAGAGACATCGCAGACCCGGGATGTAAGCGCACGGGGAGCTTTCTTTTTTCTGCAAAACCGCCTGCCCGAAGGCGCCACCATCGAGATGACGCTGACCCTGCCCTCCGAGATCACGCTCACGGAAAGCATCAAAGTCCGCTGCAAGGGCAAGGTGGTGCGCTTGCTCGACGAGATAGAGGCGGGCAAGATCGGCACCGCGGTGGTCATCGAACAGTACGATTTCGCCCACGAAGCGCACGACGCCTGAACCGGGCCTGGGTCCCTTTTGCACCCCAACTGGTGTCGTCACTAGCCTTCTACTGCTCTCCCGTTGCCCCTCCCGGCACTCGATTTGCTGCTAAACTCCAGCCATCGTGAGTCCCGCGCAGCCGAAAAGCGCCGGTGAGACCGCTTCGCTGATCGCCCAGCTCTATGCGCAGAGCAAGGCGGAGAGCTATGGCATCTCGCGGGAGCAGTTCCCTGCCATCCTGCGATCGGTCGCCGACAGGTACGCCGCCGGGGCCTCGGACATCGAGTTACGAGCGCTGTATGCATCCCTGCATGTCGAGGAGCTGGCCCTGGCGCGGGCCTGCGCTGCCGGGAACAATGCTGCCTGGGAGATCTTCCTCACCCGCTACCGCGAGAAGCTCTACGATGCCGCTCACGCCATCACGCACGACGATGCCACCGCCCGCGAGCTCGCTGACTCGATCTATGCCGAGCTCTACGGGACCCGTACACGGGAGGGCGGAGAGCGGGTCTCCAAGCTGGAGTCTT is part of the Terriglobales bacterium genome and harbors:
- a CDS encoding nucleotide sugar dehydrogenase gives rise to the protein MSRIQARSAKVGVVGLGYVGLPLGLLFSGQRFAVTGFDIDENKVKTLSNGGTYIYRIPAEQVQAARRQGFSATSDYSRIGDMDAVIICVPTPLTEYREPDLSYVRSTAEAIAPFLRAGQLVILESTTYPGTTEELLIPILESQNRAGLKVAASGKESGQVFFTAFSPERENPGSDFDRKDIPKVVGGCSPRATDLAVALYGTIFRRTVPVSSMRVAEMTKLLENIYRCVNIALVNELKLLCLRMGIDIWEVIEAASTKPFGFQPFYPGPGLGGHCIPLDPFYLSWKAKEYDFHTKFIELAGEVNTAMPYHVIEAVSRALNQHKKAMNGSRILVLGMSYKKDIDDLRESPAIVIIEELQKTGAQVAYNDPFFPTVGRGRHYKLNMTCTPLEQVPEFDCVLIVTDHSTYDYKKIVSEAKLVVDTRNATRGMDSPKIVRC
- a CDS encoding PilZ domain-containing protein — its product is MNLAMTNGGPMYQAQAERRSEQRFPLRLPIIVKSFEGGLKEETSQTRDVSARGAFFFLQNRLPEGATIEMTLTLPSEITLTESIKVRCKGKVVRLLDEIEAGKIGTAVVIEQYDFAHEAHDA